From the Hypomesus transpacificus isolate Combined female chromosome 24, fHypTra1, whole genome shotgun sequence genome, the window TGCCTGGCGCGGATGAACGTCAAGTCATCCGAGCCCGACCGCATCCAGTGCCCGCTGTGTCGCGGCCTtacgcccctcccctccctgggaCTCCctcgcctggccaacgaccgcACCGTGCTCTCCTACCTCCCGGCTGCCATGCAGCGCGTCTACAGCGTCCGCTTCAGCCGCCAGAAGGGCCAGCTCCAGGTGAAGAGGGCCTCGGAGCATCACCCCCACCTGGCGCGCCTGgggtcagtcagccagtcccTGGACGTGGGTCTGCCCAGCGTGCCGAGCGGGGGACCGTCCtccagggagggggagcagaacAGGAACCTTTTCCAGCGGCTGTGTGTAAGACCAGCCTGCCGAGTGATACTCATGTCAGGGGTGGTGCTCACGATAGGGCTGCTGACCGGCATTaccatcttcctcctcatcagTGGCCGAGTCTGAAGCCGGATGCCAGCTGGTTCTGGTTGTTTAGTTTGCCTGCTTGTTTACTGCCATGTTGGGACTGCCCTGGAAGCTAAGACGACGATGACGACTCCGGCCTGGTTTGGGAATGGCCCTTTGTTGTTCTCACGTTACAAACCAAAGACGTTATGGCCAGTGCACCTCCATGCAAACGCAAGCAGACTGAAGACGGAATATGCAAATgtacagatgtttttttttccacaatcatGCTAAGACATACGTTGGTGACAGAGGGACCAagggattttttgttgtttgttttgaacCAAGTTGTTTATGTGTTTAGATTTGAAtgtttccacttcctgtttccaatTTTAAAAAAGAACTATTATATTGTACAGTCTTTCTTATTTTAAAAGAATTGTTTGGTTTTTATGTCATGTAGTatgaaaattaataaataatatttttatgtatttatctgCTCTCTTTGATCTGTTTTACTAGCAAAGAAGTTTGCATTTCCTGAACTTTAAATAACGTTGATCTGGAATGGTAATTTGTGTCTTAATTTCAAAGTAATCAGAATTGGTGGTTTGGGGGATAAAGGATCTTTAATTCTGTTCCAGACTTGTCGCTGTGCTGTCTTAGAACTACCCTTGAGTGTCTGTCTATAAAttgtccactaggtggcagtcTATCCCAGATTGCAGGTTAGGGTTCGTAACTATAAACCAAGCAGCCATTGAGTGCCTGTGTCATGGAAAATTCCTACCGCTTGTGTGTATTCAGCTCAAATGGCTGATGTCACAATGGGACTGGTTTGAGGAAGTGCACCTCtgtattctatactctttgatTCTACTGGGGAAACTCCTGCCGAGGCCAAATATTTTTAAAACTGCAAAGGCTGGGTTCACTCAATTCCACCTCTTTCCTCCTTGAAGAGAACTTTCAACAAACTATCTCTTAGTCAACAGAAGACCTGGAAACATGGTCCGGGGGAGTTAACACAGGTGTGTTTAGATACACTCGAAGCTTCATGATGTTATGAgttagggggtcagatggttgagcggttatggagccgggctattaatcagaaggctgccggtttgattcccagctatgccaaatgatgtgtcctcgGGAAAGGTactccaccctacttgcctcgaggagaatgtccctgtacttactgtaagtcgctctggataagtgtctgctaaatgtaaatgtacaatctCTTGTTTTTCGAATCTGAGTGATCTGCAACAACAATGGACCGATTAGCTCTGCGGTCACATGACAAACCCCGTGATCCCACCTCTTCTGAGGGGTGCTGACATGCTGTCCAATGAGGTGAAGACTGGTCAGTGCAGTTTGTGTCATCCCCGATTTTGACCAATGACGGGGCTTCTGGCTGCAGGTCAAAGGTCGAGGTGCTGGGTGAGTGGCTCTCCCAACAATTACACCAAATCTGAGGGGATGCCTCAGTTTTCAGCTAAACACACAGAggttcccctgtgtgtgtgtgtgtgtgtgtggtaggtctGGTTCTCAAGGAGGAATACGTGCGTGGGCTGGCTGGGAACCTGGCATAGGACGGCAGCTTTCAGACCTCTGATGTGAACGTTCTCTTCAGCTCTTGAGAACAAGAGGCTTTGTCTTCTCTATAACAACATCTCAGACACAGAACTGGACCTCATTTAACACGGCGACGGCTTTgtaagggttgtgtgtgtgtgtgtttgtgcttgttttgTCTTGCGCCCTGAAATTGGCGATTGAGGTCAATTTCCCATTGAATCTTCTTTctgcctttctcctcctccaacaACCTGAAACCCCACACCAAGGGCCTCTCCATTATGCccccgcagtgtgtgtgtgtgttgtgactgcTGCCCAAGAATATGCTGAAACTTGCCGCAGACCTCAAAGAGGAAATCAGGACCCCATCCTGGTTCTTTGTCCCCACTAACGAGGCCCCCTGCTGGGCCAGAGAGCAGACAGGACGCTGGTGACGTCCGACCTCCTGCCAGGCAGGAACCAGGCTGTCCCCCTCAGAGATGGCCTGGCTTCACTGCCGGAATATCTAAAATCCTCAAACCATCCAATTGGATGATTCTTCATCAGGTCGTGTTCTGGTCCAATGGAAATGTTCCACCAAATGGCATTGCTTCCCAGATACAATACAAGTAATGGACTGACAACACCCTGGACTGAAGACATCTGTTTACATTCCTTTTTGACCTTTTCATCTAATGGGATTGAAGTCATAACTAACCCCCACACAGGCTCCAGGTGTGTCCAGTCTGTGCATGTCTATACACATGACTACATATGGGCCGAGATCTCCATGCGTCCTTAAATGGACAGATGATGGtggtatgagggtgtgtgtgtgtttgtgtttacgaCAGTGTAATGCCACGTCGATGTAGGGGCTACATGTGAGTACCTGCCGTGTCACATCCATTACCATCCTTTCTAACAATGTTTGTATTTTAAACACAGCACCTCCCCACTGGTCACCCCCTTTTGATGCTCTTGTTTGGTTGCTAAGGTGTGGCGGgtgcacacatagacacacacccactcactcactctctctccctcactcactcaaacacacattgtgTCATACAAGACCTCTATCAGTAACTTcttatcacacacatacagtcataCTGTATACATAGTCATACATATTCAAAATGACATATTTTAAAGGTGAGAGTTAGTCTTGATATCTGGCATACATTGACAGAGGATCTGGTTTAATCTGGTCTGGGGGAGTTTTGACTACCAACCTGGGTGGATTGTAAAGACATACTGTAACTAGGTAACCTGAAATGGGAAAATGTCAACTCTATTTTTGTAATGAATGTGGTGCAACACTGGTGTAGATAACTACTCACACAGAAAAGACTTGCATCCAAAATTCTCACCCAAAACTTTCCCCATCAACAGTGATGGAATGATTTTGGATTTGCCTTTCTGACTTTGCATGGATTACATATATTCCCACATACTTGTTAATCttgtcatcacccccccccccccccccccccaaacttcCTTCCTCTCCACACGCTATTCCACTCACTCTTGCTCTCCTCTGTAAATATTATTTGCATAATGCTCTTAGTCCAGTAAACAACCTCGTTCCTCATCCTGGGTTATCCCACGCACCAGTCTCCTGGTCATCCATGTGCCTGCCCTTCAGAGGACTGTTTATTATCAAAGAAGTGACTGTACTCAACTTATTATAATCAACCACCACAACCGCAGGAAAACAGGCCGACGTGGCACGAAAGGGCGCCAGGGTTTTGGGGTTCACGAGGAGGTAGGAGTCAGTTTGTGTCTGGGTTACGGTGGTAGCTGGGAGTTCGCCCAGGATCTGACAGCACTGGAGGGTTTGTTTGAGGGTCAGAGAGAGGTTGGAGATGAAGAATCTTTTAACACCAGTTTCGCCTGAGGTAGCTTTCAATCATGCATGTGAAGGAtcaaatactgtacacacacacacacactcgccttTAAAAATACGCAGACATTCACTCCCACCCTGACTGCATGCCAGACCGAATCTTAATGATAGCTAATTATTCCTGCATTTGCCAAAGTCAGACACTAAATTAAGAGTCAATATCCAGACCTCAGTCACGCAAGTCTGTCTCCAGagacacttacatacacacacatacagacacactcactgaaAACAACATCAGGTGATATAAACCATGAGTTCAATGTGACCTTTTgacctgagagacagagaagtttTCTAGGCTGTTTGTCTGTTAAAAAGTTTGTTTTTGCTGGTTTATCTTGTGGTTGCTAGGGTGGCTCCCTGGTTTCTGTGTTTAAGATCAGTGATTGACAGCCGGCAGTTTCACTCATTTTTCTAAGTGTCTGTTTCTCCGAAATGTCTCTGTCATAAACTGAATTTGGGATTTAGTGTTAGAAGAGAGGCCCAAGGGTTATCAGCATGCAGGACACAAATAAACTTTAATTAAAAGACCGGCTGGATAAGTAAACAGATTGTCACACAAAAGAAGCAAACTTATTAATGGTGCGCGACTGAGTGAACTTGGGTTCATCTATTCACAGATGCACAGAAATGTGCTGTCCTGTCTGTTTGATCAGTCCCAGTGAAACCTCTTTGTCCCGAACGTGAGAAGCAGTACCGAGAGCACATGGCCTCTTCATCTGCCATCAGCGTTTGGTCCAGGAAGACTTGTCTGAACACTAACCCCTCACTCCCTGAAACTCCACTCCCTCCTTGTCAGTTCTCGCCCTGGACCCCTTCCTCACTATGGGCCTCTGTCTATAGTTCATCTGGATCACGTAGTCACTCTGAGAGAAAATCAACAGCCTTCTAAAAGAAGAACACAACCGAACAGCCTTTGAAAGAAGAGCATTTGATTGCGGAACattaaaagaggagagaggatttgTGGAGACAGAATCCGAGGAGCGAACATGTCGGAGACGGTGTCTTGCCTGGAGTTGCGTGCCGTGAAGGGAGACAAACAGTGAGAAGCAGATCAGTAGGCAGACCAAACAGATCTTATGCATTCCCAAGAAAACATTCCATAACTGGGTGCTGTGGTCACAGCCCTGGGAGGTGTGGAGCTGTCATGAAATTCTAGGAAGAACACCTCGGCAATCAGAGCACAAAGATCAAACCCGATTGCAAAACACAGCTTCCCTATACCTCCCTGAGgcctacacctacacacacatgtacactcacatacacacacactcgccctaAAACTGTCATCAGAATACCCCAGGTATATGACCTCTGCTCTGTGTCTTTCAGAGAAACACCTATTCCCTTTTTTGTCAGTTTCATGGAGCTTCCATAGAGTTGAGTTTCACCTGGGAAACAAGGGACTGTGCGTTATGACAGAGGGGAGAAAACAATGATGGTTCAATCGAGGTCAGATTTCTTTATTCCAGCTCTGTTCACGAGAAAAGACGGCCCACGCCTTTATACTGTTGTGTGCAAATTACAGTACAAGACGGACCTTCTGCAGGTGTTCCCTGGGATCGTCAGGGTGGAGCgtgagggggcagtgtgggACCAGACGGGAGAGGTGAAGGGGTGTTTCTACGGCTAAAAATAGTTTGTGAGAACCTGCAGAAGGGCGTGGCTACCTGCCCGCAGGACTGCAGGCCACACCCACTCAACTATTTAAAGGAGGAAGGAGTCCAACAGTTTACAGACAACCAGGTTATCTAAACGATCCAGATAGAGAGAtcgacagatagacagatagataggaGAGAGTTTTATCCAAGCAATAGAAAACCGAGAGATCCAGGTTGAAACATCTCGAGACAGGAAGAAGCTTTGACGCCTGTGAGCAACAGGAGGACAAACACCGGAAGAACTCAAAGAGAAGAACCAGGCAAGTTGTTCCAGGAGAGATCAGAAAGGAGATCTGCAGACGTCATGTGCTCTTCCACCTCCGAGAGTCCGTCTTGCGTTGGGGCCCTGACGGCCCCCGCAGCCCTCTGCCTCCCCGGGCCcgctcaccccccacccccccgccaaCGCAGCCGTCGCTCCCTCAAGGTCCTCTACCCTCCCCTGGTGAGACGCCCTCTCCCCAGGGAGGAACCAGACTCTGCTCTCCGCTGGCTCGTCCTCCTCTccgccctcctcttcctgcagaTCTACACCGAGGAGACTGCCTGTGGGCCTCAGGAACTCCTGTCCCgaccccctctgtccccccggccccagccccagcagggAGAGGGTTGTGTGGGCACGGCCGGGGCCTGGGGTGGGTCGAGCATAGAGAAGCCCTGGAGGCTGCTACGGGTGCAGACAACAGACCAACTGGAGTGTGTGGTGGCGTGACTGCTTAGCCTTCATGGTGCACACAACTAAAGACCCTGTTAGCCGGTAACTGCAGCAACACCAAGCTGACAGGAAagctgaaacacacagagacggGATCTGATTGGTTCAGAGCCGTGCGCGAGCCAGATGTTGCCAGTCTAAGGTAACTcgatccccctctctccgtcatcagccaatcagctcTGCATTTTAGCTGCTGTCGGCTCAGGGGCAGAAAGGGAAGataaggagggggaggcagacagaaagagagagctatcCACCAGTGACTCACGTGTGTCAGAGGTATCCCTCTCTTCCGCCCacggagaaaaagaaaacacaagcGCACCATTGCCGGGTAGCTCAGTGTGTGAGCATTCGATTTCcagcaccgtgtgtgtgtgtgtctggctgagGCTGTCTCAGAAACTCCGTTGCGTGTGCGTATGAGCACGTGTGGACTCAGAAACACCGTGATGCTGATGCAGCCTCTGATGCAGCGTCGCTGGCCAGAGCTGTTTCACTCAGCTGGTCAGTGGGGAGAGGGGCTCTTATCACAGATGACTGTTattccacacgcacacaaaagacATGTCTGACTCCTGGAGACCCATGGTAGAAATGTGTGCTTTTTGTGGTGggaaatgtttctgttttgtgtgtctgctAATCTTGATTAAATCATCATCATTTGCCTTCTTCATTCTGATGTCATTTATTTTCTGATTTTATTATCTTAATGTCTCGATTgacttcacacaaacacaaccacacacacactctctcaggtTTGTTTTGCCATCCAAGTGAGGATTGACAattcactcccattcaaaaCCATGTTATCCCTgatcctaaccttaacccttaaTGTGATTCCAACCCTAACACTAACACTAACCCAAATTCTAAACCCACCAAAACCTCTTAAAAATTAAATTTGAAATTGTGGGCCCCAAGAATATCTCTCCACGAGGTAAATTATTTCTCAGTTCACTACTTAATATGCTATTATTAGATCAGAAGCATCCACAAAGATAGTTTAACAAgaccacacaaaagcacacacttccacacacacacacacacacacacacacacaaagaactcGCTCTCCAACCTTCTCAGGCAGACACGGGAGAACAAGTTTACAGAGAAGCAGTAATGCAAAGAGGTGTTTTcgctgtcccctctctctctgttgagaAAGGTATTTCTGAAGGTGTGTTTCATCCACAATCTCTGTCGCATCAGTGTGAACACCTGCTTCTCACACAGacagtgtgtcacacacacacaaacacacacacacaaacacacacacacacacacaactggccCAAGTAAACCACAGAATGCCTAAACGTTCCTGGCATTCACAATGCTACTTCTTTTCATTGTGAAAGTTTGTCACACATTTGATGACACAATTCTTTATCAGACTCTCTGCTTTTGTCCCGTTGTACGTCACCATGTccttgtgtgtttatgagtcTGTGTGTCAGCCTCAGAGCATGTGTTTTATCCTGCACTCTTCAGCCACCTCACTCACGTATTTATATATCAGCTGTATTTACATCTCCATAGTGACAGACTCCCCTGACAAATGATCACCGCCGCTCGACATTCAACGCAGCCCGATCAAAATAAGGAGCAATCAATCAACTAAGGCAGCTAAGATGTCTGCGTCACCCTGGTGTTGGGTTCCAAAGGCCAAAGtctttctggataagagcgtctgctaaatgtaaatgtaaatagctTCAGGATGACAGACAACAGGTATGTGCCTCTGGTATGTCTCTAGGGTACCTGTGTGGTATGTGCACACAATCCTTTAAAAGAAACTGCATCAGGGCGTCATTCCTGTGAGTGTCTCTCCTCAGCGATACTCTCGACTGATCTCTCTATTGTTATCAGAAGGTCGCAAGCGAAATCCCAGCCAGAGGTCAAGTTCAAGCAAACTATAAATAACCATAATACCTAGAAATGGCACAGGCTTAACATGGCCACCTCTGTGTTGTCAATTACATGCAAGCCCTGTCAAAGCCGCCTTTCACAACAAACACCTCACAAACAGTCGTTTTTCATGCCTCCCTTTTGTTTTGAAATCGGTGACCCCTCAAGCCAGATTAAGTGACAGAACTGTGACCCTGATCCTGTCATGTGGGATTAAGGTAGACACAGAACCCGCCCTGCTTGTGAATGTGGTCCGAGTAGAGCTGTGAGGGCTCTACGGTGTCTGAATGTGATTGAGGAACCGATGATAACAGCTCAGTGAGAGTTCCAGTCACCTCTGGAGTCATTTGCCATGATGACGTAGGCTGGAGGACTAGACAGGCTACTCATAATCCTGAAAGATTTATACtttcccctgtgtgtgttgtgtttggcaAGCTCAGCCACGGCCTGAACGCTGAACGGAGTggtgggccggggggggggagcgagtgTGATGCCCCTGTCTGTAGGTACTGCAGTAGGGGACAGGAGACTCTGTGGAGCTGCACGTACTGTGGTCGCTACAGAGAGGCACAGGGCCATACCCCCTCATCAACACATACACTTATTATCTCACAACAATGACCCACATTCACCCATCATAACCCCCACCgcacccccctacacacacacacacacacaccccgttcTGTGCCTCTGCTCCCCCCTCAGGATTCCTGGCAGAGAGGGGATTGGTCCTGCCCGTAAAAGCCTCCCTGTTGACACTGGCTACATGGGTCAATGAAACCAggggctggacacacacacacatacaccccatcCTCTCAGACGGACTGCCACTAACAGCCCAAAGAAACTTCCCACCAGTGGTTCATCTGTGAACCTGGAACGGGGGTTAGGATGGAGTTACAACTCACTCAGACTGACAGGGAGACTGTGAGAGGAGCCAACCAAACATGGGAACCCAAGATGGAGACTGGCAGGCCTTCACACCGTTCCAGAACACTGAACACCAaccgggaggggaggggagagcggtaaggggagagaaagggagggaggaaagggggacaCTGTTGGCAGTGGTGGCGTTTTCCCATATTTAGGCAACACTGTAGAGAAGAGGCCTTAACCTGCCTCTCCCTAACGCTCGGTGATAAATGTACAGTCGACATTCTCACGTCCGGGTGTGTGCTGCGAGTTTCTGCCAACCAGACATCTGAACGTCTGACACACATCGTTCCCAGCCctcctgtgtgtttgcagaaCGGGTTTGTTCATCTCTGTCTAATCTTAGCAAGGTGACACACGTTTAGAGAGTGCAAGGTATGGCTCCGAATAAACATCTCCAACCTTCCGCCTGGCAGGAATACACCTCCCAGAGGCAATTCTTGCTAACGATGATCATGCCCAGCCAACAGAAACCGATGGTGGATCACCAGAGACCAGGGAAATTCTCACTGACTTCCTGAAACTGAGAACTGAATGTGGTAATCAAGATTAAATAACCATTCCGCATGGATCGTTGACCTCCAACATGCTCCGCCAGTTTCTGCATGGTGATAACTTATAAGTTTGGTACCATGTGGCTGTGTGCCAGGCTGACAGGGCCATCTACATGCCAAGTCTGTCTGTGGAGTCATCTCAGCATCTGGAGTACGTGCTTGAAAGATCATCGACTATTTTTGCTGAACCCCCGGGTTTTCTCTATCACCGACGACAGCAGAAGTGATACTAATCCTGGAGACAGAGGAATCTCTGTTCTGCATtgtgtctccctgactgtgtgCCTCATTGACAGCGTGTCAACATGTTTTTGTGTATTTTCTAAATGCACAATTTGCGtcacacactttcccctgtcAGTCCTGACTGACACACAGGGAAGTAGCTAAGCTGACAGGAGATAAGGCTACCTAGGCCCACAGGGGGAGCACCTTTTTCCGGCTCCTGAGCTGTAGCCAAACAAAGTCCTGTACTCACTGTTTCCTCTGACACACCTGCCTTCAACCCTCCTGTTGGGTTAGTTTCTTGTTCACTACTTTTATGTTCCTGGTCAAAAGTGACCGCCCCATTGTATCTGATTATAAttccataataatacatatattattTACTAATGTTGTGTTACATCTTTTTAGCAACTAAAGTTCTTGCGAATATTACAAGTTTTAAATTTCTGTTTGCCATTTATGGCCTGTAGACCTCATTGACACAAGCGTATGCAACTCGTTTTTGAGTGAAAGAAGCATAATATATggattattttaaatgtttgctTGGATGTTGGTCCGGTGTATCTTCTTCCAGTTGTCTTTGTGAACACGTCTACCCTCCAAGTTAGTCATGTTTATGACTATGGTTTCAATGGACTCTGTCAGGAACAGTTTGAAAGCAGTATTTTATGTCATCAACCCGGGAGATGGCATATCTGGTTGGCCCTGGGGTCATACTGTGTGGACAAAGTCATGGAACCTTATGGCAATCGGAATACATTTTTCAGGGAGAAAACTTGTAAATCGGTCTCTTTTGCCAGAAACACAACAGGAGGGTTAAACCAGCCAATTGTCAGCCAAGCCAATTGTCACATCCCGCCCTATTCCCTAggtcaggggtggccaaccctggtcctcgagagcctcagtcctgcatgtttagatgtttccctgctccagcacacctgattcaaatgaacggtcattctcaggcttggataacaaccattcatttgaatcaggtgtgctggagcagggaaacatctaaaacatgcaggactgaggctctcgaggaccagggttggccacccctacCCTAGGTCATGTCTTTGTTTTTTCTGTggactcacctctcctctcatttcagTGTCTCCTACCCTGCCTGTGATTGACCTCCCCAGCCCTGATTGACAGCACCTGTTTGACAGCACCTGTTTTCAATCTAGCCCCAGTGTATTTAGCCCCTGTTTTTCAATCTCTCTTTGCTAGTTTGTCTTTGTACCTCATGTCAGTCTCTGCCTTCTGTATCCAGTAAAAATACCTTTTTGTGAATATTCTGAGTCGTGCTTTTGAGTCCACCACCTATAGCCGTTACACCAATCTGCAGAGACTACCTTATCATCATCATGATCATAGTCTTTGATTGATCATTGCAAATGATCAATTCAGTGAATACTTTTAAAGTTTGTGCCCAAATGAAACCCCGATGGGATTGCTCGTTGGGCTCAAAAGTAATTTTCCATGACAGGTAGACACAAGTTTTACTGCAATTGCTACGTCAAATTCGTCCCAAATACCGATTTTCACCCGCGACAGAATCAGCTGCCGACAGTAGCATTtgagtgttttgacaacaaaacTGACACATGACGTTAATGTTGCACAGTACATAATAACATAACTTTAAGGTCTAACAATTGACATTTTCATTATAATGGTTTTCATTATGGATCATCATGAAGATGATCATCCCGCATTGTAGTTTTGTGAAATTGTCTACTATCACATTATGAACATTCTCAAACTTAATTAAATATAACTTATTTCATCATCTCGCACGGGGTGAAGATATAGCTGGGATAAGAAAGTGACAACACCCGTGGCTCAAATTTACTTAAGATTTTACATGTTTTTATGTACTTTTCCCATTTGAGCAATTCGAGAGCTTTGGGAAACATTCAGGGAGTGGCTAACTATATGGGCGTAACTTTAAACAACCTTAAACTAGATATAAACCTGCGCTCCGAAAGTCATGTTACGAACAACTCACAAGAGAAACTAAGAAACAATCATGTATTCACGATCAAACAGCCTGACACTGACAATGTCGAAAAATCATTTAAACCAAGAGCAATTTCCTAACAGAACGATGCTCCGGAGCAGAGAGCCCGAAATTTTCACTTTCGAGCGGATTCCGGACCAGACCCAACATACCAGCTCGTCTCTCCGGCCGCGGAAGAGGAACATGAGGGTGATGTACCCTGCCAAGGTCCGCAAGTACCTTCCCCCAGCGGAGAAGAGCCCAGCCAAGCGATGGCTGCTGGCTCTGTGTCTGGTGGTGTTCCTGCAGATCTACACCGAGGAGCCGTGTGCGGAAACAGCGGTCGCAAACGAAAGCCCAGCTGCCGAGGTCGCATTTGAAGAGGTGCCTTTTACGCAGTACCAGGTGCTGGCTTTCCAGTCAGCGGAGGAGCAGATTCGGCAACTGAAAGCCGGTGCCGACGATTTCCACAAGTCGTCCCTGAACTGTAAACATGAGAGGGAAAGCCAGTCTGAAGATCTCCTGGTGAACACTACCTGTCCCTCGCAGGAGGCCGTGATAAGCCTCAAGCACGACCAGAGCACCAGGAATGGCTACGTCGTTGCCCTCCTCTACCCGGCGGTGTACCACAGACTGGGCAGCGAGCAGTGAAGGAAACCAGAGCAACAAGGCCCAACTATGTGGGCCTAAAAACTATTATGTCTCTggttgagaaggagagagcgagctCTTCCGGGCGCTGCCGCAGAGACCAAGAAGCTCGCCCTATGGGTGACTGTCTTTCAAGGAGAAGACTCGTCCTCCTGGGCTACTTGAAGGACTGACTGGCAGATGATACTTGCCATGAACTTAAACTTGAATAGATGAAACAAACACGGAGCTGAAGACTTGACATTGGACTGGAAAACCTTTGAACAAACACTACTTGTTAAAACATAGGTTTACTACTTGATATTGATACACATGTTTAGTTTGTCAAATGAAGAATATCAtatttagttatttattttatttgctatttatttattgtgttctaaaactgttattttattaaataaatatatgtaaaagaATTCCTGTTGTTTGCCTGCTGATTGAACCATGGGAGGTTATCGAACCTAAGAAAATACAATTTGAGTCATAAATTAATTCCCTGACACAGGAAATCTGGTAATTTAACATTATTCCTATAATAACTTATAACTCCTCATTATAAATAAGATTCTGGTAGGTAACTCTTCAGCGTTCACTGTCGGGACCACAAGCACACAGCGGGATGTGGATACCAGACAGCTGGCAGTAGATggtccatcatcatcatcatcatcatcatcatcatcatcatcatcatcatcatcattatcatcatcatcatcatcattatcctcATCATCACTAGCTGATTGATGAAACAATTGAAATTGTTGTCCATCTGCGCAAGAACAGTGTGACTTCAAGGATATTAATGGTAGTGAATAATGAGATAgaatacacaaacaaataatgaGACAATGACttaggggcgccgtatagggggggtAAGCTAGGACAattctaagggcccctgactgacagggggcccaaaaaatagaaaaactaatagaaatcatcaaaaaatataaatatgtattttcattttcatggggcccaaaattcctggcggtgCCCCTGTCTACGGGTTTGATCAAGAGAAACACACCAGAAATCCCGTATCACTTAAGGCTGGTTCCTGACTTTTCTGCAACACAATCCACAGATAAGACAGTTACATTAATCTCCAGTAGTAGCTGCAACATAGTCCACAGACAACACCGTTATGGATGACAGGTTCCTGCCTCTGATATCACTGACATAATTGACATAAGAGT encodes:
- the LOC124486603 gene encoding RING finger protein 223, whose amino-acid sequence is MNPYLEPPTHCAPPPPDLDPYLEPELCSLPPGPDCAIDLEAGPDLECAVCFSQFNNVFRTPKMLQCRHTFCLECLARMNVKSSEPDRIQCPLCRGLTPLPSLGLPRLANDRTVLSYLPAAMQRVYSVRFSRQKGQLQVKRASEHHPHLARLGSVSQSLDVGLPSVPSGGPSSREGEQNRNLFQRLCVRPACRVILMSGVVLTIGLLTGITIFLLISGRV
- the ier3 gene encoding radiation-inducible immediate-early gene IEX-1, with the protein product MYSRSNSLTLTMSKNHLNQEQFPNRTMLRSREPEIFTFERIPDQTQHTSSSLRPRKRNMRVMYPAKVRKYLPPAEKSPAKRWLLALCLVVFLQIYTEEPCAETAVANESPAAEVAFEEVPFTQYQVLAFQSAEEQIRQLKAGADDFHKSSLNCKHERESQSEDLLVNTTCPSQEAVISLKHDQSTRNGYVVALLYPAVYHRLGSEQ